In the Scomber japonicus isolate fScoJap1 chromosome 18, fScoJap1.pri, whole genome shotgun sequence genome, one interval contains:
- the hs3st3b1a gene encoding heparan sulfate glucosamine 3-O-sulfotransferase 3B1a, giving the protein MEYSPILHSLHVVPSSHVKNKLFVFCIMLSLWVYMIYCCVGYCSTVPNLTYSSVNRHDNDAEVDNQESSLGASRDLLNNENDLDSRGDEWDEIRGEAKALDDNAMSGFLNESESKKLPQAIIIGVKKGGTRALLEFLRLHPDIRAVGAEPHFFDRNYDKGLEWYRELMPKSSEGQLTMEKTPSYYVTKEVPDRIYTMSKDTKLIVVVRNPVTRAISDYTQTRSKKPDIPSFETLTFKNISAGLIDTTWSAVQIGMYAKHLERWLQFFPMEQLLFVSGERLISDPAGEMARVQDFLGLRRVVTEKHFHFNPAKGFPCLKRPEGNSKPHCLGKTKGRTHPNIDPEVVQRLRDFYKPFNSKFYQMTGQDFGWD; this is encoded by the exons ATGGAATATAGTCCGATTTTACACAGTCTACATGTTGTGCCATCATCCCACGTGAAAAACAAActctttgtattttgtataaTGCTGTCTCTTTGGGTATATATGATATATTGTTGTGTTGGCTACTGCTCAACTGTGCCAAACCTGACGTATAGCTCGGTGAACAGACACGACAACGACGCTGAAGTTGACAATCAGGAGTCCTCTCTCGGGGCGTCCAGGGACTTACTGAATAACGAAAACGATTTGGACAGCAGAGGAGACGAGTGGGATGAAATTAGAGGCGAGGCGAAGGCGTTGGATGATAATGCCATGTCAGGTTTCCTCAATGAATCGGAAAGTAAAAAGTTGCCCCAGGCGATCATCATCGGGGTAAAGAAAGGAGGGACCCGGGCGCTTCTGGAGTTTCTGCGCCTGCATCCGGACATCAGGGCGGTGGGAGCCGAGCCGCACTTCTTCGACCGCAACTACGACAAAGGACTGGAGTGGTACAG GGAACTGATGCCCAAGTCATCAGAGGGCCAGTTGACCATGGAGAAGACACCCAGCTACTATGTTACCAAGGAGGTCCCTGATCGCATCTACACCATGTCTAAAGACACAAAGCTGATTGTAGTTGTTCGGAATCCTGTCACACGAGCCATCTCAGACTACACCCAGACTCGCTCCAAGAAGCCGGACATCCCCTCATTTGAGACCCTGACCTTTAAGAACATATCAGCAGGTCTGATTGACACCACATGGAGCGCCGTTCAAATTGGCATGTATGCTAAGCACCTTGAGCGTTGGCTCCAGTTCTTCCCCATggagcagctgctgtttgttagCGGAGAGCGTCTGATTAGCGACCCTGCAGGTGAGATGGCTCGCGTTCAGGACTTTCTCGGGCTCAGGAGGGTGGTCACAGAGAAGCATTTCCACTTTAACCCAGCAAAGGGCTTCCCCTGCCTTAAGAGACCTGAGGGGAACAGCAAGCCACACTGTCTGGGCAAAACCAAAGGCCGGACCCATCCTAATATTGACCCAGAGGTGGTGCAGAGGCTAAGAGACTTTTATAAACCCTTTAACAGCAAGTTTTACCAGATGACTGGTCAAGACTTTGGCTGGGACTGA